Below is a genomic region from Thermochromatium tepidum ATCC 43061.
GATAGGGGAAGAAGTGCCGTTGGTGATCGACGACAGGTGGCTGTTCGTCGAGGCCTAATCGATATTGGTCGATCAGATGCCGCCGATAGTTGGCCCGCGACTCAGGTGGCAGCTGATGAAAGGTACGTGCCGCCAGCACCATGATGTTGGCCAGATCTGCCGCCGAACGTTGTGAAAGTGGCAAGAGCACATAGACCACGATGGCCGAAGCAGTCACCAGGGTGAAGGCGCCGAAGGTAAGGATGAGCGTCAGCAAGGTGCGACCAAAGAGGGTTGCTGGCAACAGCGACGCCCACCACCGGCTCATGGTATGCCCGCCGGGGTGAACATATAACCCCGCCCCCAGACGGTACGGATATAGCGCGGCGACTTGATCTCGGGCTCAATCTTGGCGCGCAGACGCGCAATCTGGACGTCGATGCTGCGATCGAAGGGCGAGCGCTCATAGCCCTTGAGCAGATCCAGCAACAGGTCACGATCCAGCACCCGCTCGGCGTTGGTGGCCAACACCTGGAGCAGGTCCATCTCACTCCGGGTCAGGGCGACCACAGCATCACCGCGCCTCAGTTCGCGCAAACCTGGATACAGACGATAGGGACCAAAACAGATGACCTCATCGCACTTAGGTCCAGCGGACGAATGGCGACGCATCACGGCGCGGATCCGTGCCAACAGCTCGCGCGGATCAAAGGGCTTAGACAGATAGTCATCGGCCCCGACCTCCAGGCCGACGATGCGATCAACCGCCTCGCCGCGCGCCGAGAGCATGATGATCGGGATATCGCTCTGGCTGCGCAGTCGGCGCGTCAGGGTCAGACCATCCTCACCCGGCAGCATCAGATCCAGAATGATCAGATCTGCGGGTGTGCGCGCCAGCCAGGCATCCATCGCCCGGCCATCCTCCGCTACCGCCACCTCAAGGCCCTGACGTGCCAGATAGTCGGCCAGCAATGCACGCAGATCGGGATCGTCATCGACGACCAGGATCTGGGCGCGGCGCTCGGGCTCGACGCGCTTCGATGGCTCGGTGCCAGCAACGCAAGGCACGGACATGGAAACAACCTGTTACAATATTAGAGATTTATGAAATACTTTATTATGGTTAAACAGACAAAATAGCAAGCGTTCGTCGATCGAACAGGCCCTTGGTTCTCCGGCCGCGAGTCGACACCCTCAACGCACAGACGGAGATAACCCCATGAGCTTTGATGCACTCACTCTATTCGGTCTTTCATCTAGCCTGTTGTGCGGCGGCTTTATGGTCGCCTTGGTCAAAGGCAACGCATCACGGACCCGCGACGATCGTTAGACGTCACCACGAGGCGGACATCCCGCCTCACGGCTTGGCACTTGCATCGCCGTGTTTCACGGCAGCAAGCCAATTGGGTCGCCACGGCAGCCACACACCCTGCCGTCGCGGCTCTTTTTTATGTGCGCCGTGCCAGGGCCACGGTATAGTGCGCGCCCTGTTTGAGCTTGTCGTAGTTTCCGAAGACCTCGGTGAGGTTGCGCTTCATGTACTGGCGCAGTCCATTGATGGTGACCAGATAGAGCCGACCGCCGGGGCGCAGGCGGGCATGGGCGTCGTGCAGTAGGATCGCCAAGAGTTCCTTGCCGACCTTGGCCGGGACGTTGCTTGCGATCAGGTCGAAGCGTCGTTCCGGCTCGATCTGGTCAAAACCGTTGCTCAAGCGTGCCTCGGCGTTGTCGAGCCGGTTGAGCCGGGCGTTCAGGTTGGCATAATCGACGGCGACAAAGTCCTTGTCGACCAGGAGCGTGCGGCCCTGGGGGGCGAGTGCCGCCAGGGTCAGACCGATCGGGCCATAGCCGCAGCCGAGATCCAGACAGTCGTCGCCCGGTTCGATGTGGAGATGATCGAGCAGCAGACGGGTGCCCTCGTCGATCTCGCGCGGCGAGAACAGGCCCCAGGTCGTGCAAAATTCGAGGGTACGTCCGCCGAGTTGGACCGAGAACCGGATGTCGCGGCGCAGGGCGGAAAGTTGTTCAGGCGTCAGCATGGGTCTCTAAGTCCATTGGGTTGAGTCAGAACCCGTATCGTAGTCCAATGCCTGGTACCAAGGCCCAGAGTGTTCAAGGAGTCTGCCATGTGTCTCGCCATTCCGGCTCGCGTCACCCATATCACGCGCATCGATCCTGCCATCGACACGGCGACGGTCGATCTGGGCGGGGTCGCGCGCGAGGTCTCGATCGCGCTGGTTCCAGAGGTGGAGGTCGGTGACTATGTCCTGGTGCATGTCGGCTATGCGCTCAACCGCATCAGCCAGGAGGAGGCCGAGGAGACGCTCCGGCTGATGGCCGAGATGACGCGCCTGCTCGATGACGAGATGGATCAGGCCGACCCAGGCGCCTTGCCGGCATGAAATACCTCGACGAATTCCGCGACCGGCAGCTCGCGCGCCAACTGGCCGCGGCCATCGCCGCCGCGGTCGACCCCGGGCGCGAATACCGCCTGATGGAGTTCTGCGGCGGACATACACATGCCATCTTCCGCTATGGCATCCAGCAGCTGATGCCGCCCAATCTGCGCTTCGTCCACGGGCCGGGCTGTCCGGTGTGTGTGCTGCCGATGGCACGGCTCGATCAGGCCATCGCCATGACGCATGAGCATGGCGTAACGCTCTGCACCTATGGCGATCTGATGCGCGTGCCGGCGAGCAGACGTCAGACGTTGCTCAAGGCCAAGGCCGCTGGTGCCGATGTTCGCATGGTCTATTCGACCCAGGATGTGCTGCGGATCGCGCGCGATGAACCCGGGCGTCAGGTAGTGTTCCTGGCCATCGGCTTCGAGACCACCACCCCGCCCACGGCGGTCGCCATCCTCCAAGCACGCGCCGAGGGCTTAAAAAACCTGTCGGTCCTCTGCAACCACGTCCTCACCCCGCCCGCGCTGCGTGCCATCCTGGAGCTGGCCGGACCCGAGGGCGTGCGGCTCGACGGCATCCTGGGGCCCTCGCATGTGAGCACGGTCATCGGCACCCGGCCCTACGCCTTCGTGCCGCACGAGTTTGGGGTGCCTGTGGTGATCGCCGGCTTTGAGCCGCTCGATGTCATGCAATCGGTCCTGATGCTGGTGCGCCAGATCAACACCGGTCGCTGTGAGGTCGAAAACCAATACAGCCGCGCCGTCAGCGAATCCGGGAATGTCCGAGCCCTGGAACTCATGGCCAGCGTCTTCGTCACCCGCCCGAGCTTCGAGTGGCGCGGACTCGGGTTTCTGCCCGAGAGTGCGCTGGCGCTCGCCGAGGACTATGCCGATCTGGACGCCGAGCGGCGCTTTCCGGTCAGGGTCGAGGGAGGCCACGAGATCAAGGGTTGCGAATGCCCGGCCATCCTGCGCGGTCTCAAGGAGCCGACCGAGTGCCGACTGTTCGGCACCCTCTGTACCCCGGACAACCCGATGGGCGCCTGCATGGTCTCGTCCGAGGGCGCCTGCGCGGCCTACTGGGGCCATCGATCGCACCGACCATCTTCAGGACGAAACCCATGACCACCAGATCACGCCTGTCCGCCCGACTGGACCTCGAGCAGGGCCGGGTCGACATGAGCCACGGCGCCGGCGGGCGCGCTATGGCCCAGCTCATCGACGAACTCTTCAGACCGGCGCTCGACAACGAATGGCTGGCCCAGGGCAATGATCAGGCGCTGTTCAGCGTCCCGCCCGGACGGCTGGTGATGAGCACGGACGCCCATGTGGTCTCGCCGCTGTTCTTTCCAGGCGGGGACATCGGCGCGCTGGCGGTGCACGGCACGCTCAACGATATCGCCATGTCGGGCGCGCGTCCGCTTTATCTGGCGGCGAGCTTCATCTTGGAAGAGGGACTGCCGCTGGCCGATCTGGCACGCATCGTCGCGAGCCTGGCGCAGGCCGCACGTGAGGCCGGGGTCGCGGTCGTGACTGGTGACACCAAGGTGGTCGAACGCGGCAAGGGCGACGGGGTCTTCATCACCACGACCGGGATCGGCGTGGTCCCCGAGGGGATCACGATCTCGGGCGACCGGGCGCGACCGGGCGATGCCATCCTGATCAACGGCCCTATCGGCGACC
It encodes:
- a CDS encoding response regulator — translated: MSVPCVAGTEPSKRVEPERRAQILVVDDDPDLRALLADYLARQGLEVAVAEDGRAMDAWLARTPADLIILDLMLPGEDGLTLTRRLRSQSDIPIIMLSARGEAVDRIVGLEVGADDYLSKPFDPRELLARIRAVMRRHSSAGPKCDEVICFGPYRLYPGLRELRRGDAVVALTRSEMDLLQVLATNAERVLDRDLLLDLLKGYERSPFDRSIDVQIARLRAKIEPEIKSPRYIRTVWGRGYMFTPAGIP
- a CDS encoding class I SAM-dependent methyltransferase; this encodes MLTPEQLSALRRDIRFSVQLGGRTLEFCTTWGLFSPREIDEGTRLLLDHLHIEPGDDCLDLGCGYGPIGLTLAALAPQGRTLLVDKDFVAVDYANLNARLNRLDNAEARLSNGFDQIEPERRFDLIASNVPAKVGKELLAILLHDAHARLRPGGRLYLVTINGLRQYMKRNLTEVFGNYDKLKQGAHYTVALARRT
- a CDS encoding HypC/HybG/HupF family hydrogenase formation chaperone, which encodes MCLAIPARVTHITRIDPAIDTATVDLGGVAREVSIALVPEVEVGDYVLVHVGYALNRISQEEAEETLRLMAEMTRLLDDEMDQADPGALPA
- the hypD gene encoding hydrogenase formation protein HypD, producing the protein MKYLDEFRDRQLARQLAAAIAAAVDPGREYRLMEFCGGHTHAIFRYGIQQLMPPNLRFVHGPGCPVCVLPMARLDQAIAMTHEHGVTLCTYGDLMRVPASRRQTLLKAKAAGADVRMVYSTQDVLRIARDEPGRQVVFLAIGFETTTPPTAVAILQARAEGLKNLSVLCNHVLTPPALRAILELAGPEGVRLDGILGPSHVSTVIGTRPYAFVPHEFGVPVVIAGFEPLDVMQSVLMLVRQINTGRCEVENQYSRAVSESGNVRALELMASVFVTRPSFEWRGLGFLPESALALAEDYADLDAERRFPVRVEGGHEIKGCECPAILRGLKEPTECRLFGTLCTPDNPMGACMVSSEGACAAYWGHRSHRPSSGRNP
- the hypE gene encoding hydrogenase expression/formation protein HypE encodes the protein MTTRSRLSARLDLEQGRVDMSHGAGGRAMAQLIDELFRPALDNEWLAQGNDQALFSVPPGRLVMSTDAHVVSPLFFPGGDIGALAVHGTLNDIAMSGARPLYLAASFILEEGLPLADLARIVASLAQAAREAGVAVVTGDTKVVERGKGDGVFITTTGIGVVPEGITISGDRARPGDAILINGPIGDHGIAILSQREHLGFETEVQSDSAALHGLVAEMIAAVPEIHCLRDPTRGGLATTLNELAQQSGVGMRVRECDIPVRAAVAAACELLGLDPCYVANEGKLVAICPAERAETLLATMRAHPLGRDSAIIGEVVEDPLGFVQMQTCLGGERLLDWLTGEPLPRIC